Proteins from one Mycteria americana isolate JAX WOST 10 ecotype Jacksonville Zoo and Gardens chromosome 1, USCA_MyAme_1.0, whole genome shotgun sequence genomic window:
- the TXLNG gene encoding gamma-taxilin isoform X2, whose protein sequence is MRPPRSAAGQPGRSGPGQAVPPPPPALSGACAGQARLPSASPGTGPVAAAALVGGAMEEAGSQEMGMNNQNQLLNSKCNELSDTALQHAQSNCYGLENTGALEEAEYITKNRKHPGSTCCSRESREETPGREEVRTDPPDGQQDPETEKHKEKTLGKEVLLLMQALNTLSTPEEKLAALCKKYADLLEESRNVQKQMKILQKKQAQVVKEKVHLQSEHSKAILARSKLESLCRELQRHNKTLKEENMQQAREEEERRKEATAHFQITLNEIQAQLEQHGIHNAKLRQENIELGEKLKKLIEQYALREEHIDKVFKHKELQQQLVDAKLQQTTQLIKEAEEKHQREREFLLKEATESRHKCEQMKQQEAQLKQQLSLYMDKFEEFQTTMAKSNELFTTFRQEMEKMTKKIKKLEKETIVWRTKWENNNKALLQMAEEKTVRDKEYKGFQIKLERLEKLCRALQTERNELNEKVEVLKEQVSLREADVDLAVQVLQSCTLNSHEELGTPTDTEPGIQPDVESCVANSSEKTVSTSPVPGTESVD, encoded by the exons ATGCGGCCTCCGCGCTCCGCGGCCGGCCAGCCCGGGcgctcggggccggggcaggcagtgccgccgccgcctcccgcgctTTCGGGAGCCTGCGCCGGGCAGGCCAGGCTCCCCTCCGCTTCCCCCGGGACCGGACCCGTCGCTGCAGCCGCG TTGGTTGGTGGTGCAATGGAAGAAGCTGGATCTCAGGAGATGGGAATGAATAACCAGAATCAGCTGCTGAACAGCAAGTGCAATGAGTTGTCTGATACAGCATTGCAGCATGCGCAGTCCAACTGTTACGGCCTGGAAAACACGGGCGCATTGGAAGAAGCTGAATATATCACAAAGAACAGAAAGCACCCAGGGTCCACGTGCTGCTCTCGAGAGTCTCGTGAGGAGACTCCTGGGAGAGAAGAAGTCCGTACTGATCCACCTGATGGCCAACAAGATCCAGAGACtgaaaaacacaaagagaaaacttTGG GAAAAGAAGTGCTATTATTAATGCAAGCCTTGAACACACTTTCTACTCCAGAGGAAAAGCTGGCAGCTTTGTGCAAGAAGTATGCTGATCTG TTGGAGGAGAGCCGGAATGTTCAAAAGCAGATGAAGATACTGCAGAAGAAGCAAGCACAAGTTGTGAAGGAGAAAGTCCACTTGCAGAGTGAGCATAGCAAGGCCATTTTGGCACGTAGCAAACTGGAATCTCTCTGTCGGGAGCTTCAGCGTCATAACAAAACTTTGAAG gaagaaaacatgcagCAAGCgcgtgaagaagaagaaagacgGAAAGAAGCAACTGCGCACTTCCAGATTACACTGAATGAAATTCAGGCTCAACTGGAACAGCATGGTATACATAATGCCAAGCTCCGTCAGGAAAATATTGAACTgggggaaaaactgaagaaactcATTGAGCAGTATGCATTGCGAGAAGAG caTATTGATAAAGTGTTCAAACATAAAGAACTGCAGCAGCAACTTGTGGATGCCAAACTTCAGCAAACTACCCAACTTattaaagaagcagaggaaaaacatcagcGAGAAAGGGAGTTT ctgctgaaAGAAGCTACTGAGTCCAGACACAAATGTGAACAGATGAAGCAACAGGAAGCTCAGCTGAAGCAGcag CTTTCTCTTTACATGGATAAGTTTGAAGAATTCCAGACCACCATGGCAAAAAGTAATGAACTCTTTACAACCTTCAGGCAAGAAATGGAGAAG ATGACGAAGAAGATTAAGAAACTGGAAAAGGAAACCATAGTGTGGCGTACAAAAtgggaaaacaacaacaaggCTCTTCTGCAAATGGCTGAAGAG AAAACGGTAAGAGATAAAGAATACAAGGGCTTTCAAATAAAACTGGAGCGTTTGGAGAAGCTATGCAGGGCCCTTCAGACAGAAAGGAACGAGCTGAATGAGAAGGTGGAAGTCCTTAAGGAGCAGGTTTCTCTCAGAGAAGCAGATGTGGATCTAGCTGTGCAGGTGTTGCAGTCCTGCACGCTCAATTCCCACGAGGAGCTGGGAACTCCCACTGACACGGAACCAGGAATCCAACCTGATGTGGAATCATGTGTGGCAAATAGTTCTGAAAAGACTGTCTCGACAAGTCCTGTTCCTGGCACTGAATCTGTAGACTAA
- the TXLNG gene encoding gamma-taxilin isoform X1, with amino-acid sequence MATRGAEAARGGGSSGSAAAAGRSRRQSQSGEEAAAAPSGSPELVGGAMEEAGSQEMGMNNQNQLLNSKCNELSDTALQHAQSNCYGLENTGALEEAEYITKNRKHPGSTCCSRESREETPGREEVRTDPPDGQQDPETEKHKEKTLGKEVLLLMQALNTLSTPEEKLAALCKKYADLLEESRNVQKQMKILQKKQAQVVKEKVHLQSEHSKAILARSKLESLCRELQRHNKTLKEENMQQAREEEERRKEATAHFQITLNEIQAQLEQHGIHNAKLRQENIELGEKLKKLIEQYALREEHIDKVFKHKELQQQLVDAKLQQTTQLIKEAEEKHQREREFLLKEATESRHKCEQMKQQEAQLKQQLSLYMDKFEEFQTTMAKSNELFTTFRQEMEKMTKKIKKLEKETIVWRTKWENNNKALLQMAEEKTVRDKEYKGFQIKLERLEKLCRALQTERNELNEKVEVLKEQVSLREADVDLAVQVLQSCTLNSHEELGTPTDTEPGIQPDVESCVANSSEKTVSTSPVPGTESVD; translated from the exons ATGGCGACGCGCGGAGCGGAGGCAGCGCgcggaggaggcagcagcggcagcgcggcggcggcgggacggagCCGGCGCCAGAGCCAGAgcggcgaggaggcggcggcggccccgagCGGCAGCCCGGAG TTGGTTGGTGGTGCAATGGAAGAAGCTGGATCTCAGGAGATGGGAATGAATAACCAGAATCAGCTGCTGAACAGCAAGTGCAATGAGTTGTCTGATACAGCATTGCAGCATGCGCAGTCCAACTGTTACGGCCTGGAAAACACGGGCGCATTGGAAGAAGCTGAATATATCACAAAGAACAGAAAGCACCCAGGGTCCACGTGCTGCTCTCGAGAGTCTCGTGAGGAGACTCCTGGGAGAGAAGAAGTCCGTACTGATCCACCTGATGGCCAACAAGATCCAGAGACtgaaaaacacaaagagaaaacttTGG GAAAAGAAGTGCTATTATTAATGCAAGCCTTGAACACACTTTCTACTCCAGAGGAAAAGCTGGCAGCTTTGTGCAAGAAGTATGCTGATCTG TTGGAGGAGAGCCGGAATGTTCAAAAGCAGATGAAGATACTGCAGAAGAAGCAAGCACAAGTTGTGAAGGAGAAAGTCCACTTGCAGAGTGAGCATAGCAAGGCCATTTTGGCACGTAGCAAACTGGAATCTCTCTGTCGGGAGCTTCAGCGTCATAACAAAACTTTGAAG gaagaaaacatgcagCAAGCgcgtgaagaagaagaaagacgGAAAGAAGCAACTGCGCACTTCCAGATTACACTGAATGAAATTCAGGCTCAACTGGAACAGCATGGTATACATAATGCCAAGCTCCGTCAGGAAAATATTGAACTgggggaaaaactgaagaaactcATTGAGCAGTATGCATTGCGAGAAGAG caTATTGATAAAGTGTTCAAACATAAAGAACTGCAGCAGCAACTTGTGGATGCCAAACTTCAGCAAACTACCCAACTTattaaagaagcagaggaaaaacatcagcGAGAAAGGGAGTTT ctgctgaaAGAAGCTACTGAGTCCAGACACAAATGTGAACAGATGAAGCAACAGGAAGCTCAGCTGAAGCAGcag CTTTCTCTTTACATGGATAAGTTTGAAGAATTCCAGACCACCATGGCAAAAAGTAATGAACTCTTTACAACCTTCAGGCAAGAAATGGAGAAG ATGACGAAGAAGATTAAGAAACTGGAAAAGGAAACCATAGTGTGGCGTACAAAAtgggaaaacaacaacaaggCTCTTCTGCAAATGGCTGAAGAG AAAACGGTAAGAGATAAAGAATACAAGGGCTTTCAAATAAAACTGGAGCGTTTGGAGAAGCTATGCAGGGCCCTTCAGACAGAAAGGAACGAGCTGAATGAGAAGGTGGAAGTCCTTAAGGAGCAGGTTTCTCTCAGAGAAGCAGATGTGGATCTAGCTGTGCAGGTGTTGCAGTCCTGCACGCTCAATTCCCACGAGGAGCTGGGAACTCCCACTGACACGGAACCAGGAATCCAACCTGATGTGGAATCATGTGTGGCAAATAGTTCTGAAAAGACTGTCTCGACAAGTCCTGTTCCTGGCACTGAATCTGTAGACTAA